In the genome of Arachis stenosperma cultivar V10309 chromosome 2, arast.V10309.gnm1.PFL2, whole genome shotgun sequence, the window CCCACAGAATCTACAATCAAACACCTTTGGTCCCAAGAAATCTCATACTTTGTCACTCTAAAGACAAGAATTTTGTTTCTACTTTTGCAAGAAGCAGTTGCAACTTGCTTCCCTTTTACTTCTTGCCCATATTCGAGTATCTTCACTAACTGTTTTAACTATTTATTATCTCAGAAATGCCATGAATGAAGCTTTGAAGGACATAAAAGGTGGCAAGAACAAGAAGTAGTCAGTAATCAGTAATCATTTACACATTGCTTCCACTCTTCTTGTCCTTCAATTCGAATCGAAACTGACAACAGTTTGAAGCATCAGAATGTCTAATCCAGATATGTACAACTCAATATTGTATCCTCCATGAGTTCTGCAAGAATGATCTCTCCCATTTCGAAACCAACGGCTTCAGCATCAAACCGAAGATCCATCCAGATGCTACTTTTTTCCATGTCTTTCCTGACAATTTTGTCCAAAGTTCGAGGCGGGGGTAAGGGAAGGAAATGCCAGCACATTGCTTCCCAAACCTTGACAATAACCACTTTCATGTTTGGACTTGGCCTTATGCTAAGATTCTTCACAAAGGATACAAAAGGTGAGACAGCAAAGTAATGCCAACAAACCTCCATCAAAACTTCATTGATACAGTCATAAAGAAGCTTCTGATCATGACAAAGCTGGTTTGCTGGAAGCTCTTCCTGATCAAACAATGAAGGATCTAGTATCTTATCCGAGGAATGGCATTTCATCAATAATTGATCCATAGTCAATTCAGAGGCTTGCAGGACTGCTTTGATGTACTTGTATATCAATTCATTTTCTTCAAGGCAATATTTTCCTTTCTGGATTTGGTTCACAGGTGAATAGTCTTGTTCTTCGAATTCAATATTTAGCGGCTGTACTGCTACTTGAACTGAAAATCAAGAATGAATTTGATGttagattaaaataaatatagcaaTCAGAAAAGGTATGCTACCATGTGTTATGCATTGTCAAGAGAAGCATGATATAGCAACCTCCTTAAGAATTTAATTTGCCAACCACAGATAGCACTAGTGCATGAATTCTTACTAGGTTGATATTCGGAGTAACCGGGGCTGATTTCATCCTCTATGAATGGTGTATCAAGAACAGATACAGGACTTGGCCTCCCACACATTTCTGCACCACTTTCTAGCTCTTCAGTTTTCTTTGTGAATGAGGAGTGAGATGATGATGGTGGGGTAGATTGTTGGTTTTCGCCTATACCGTCCTGTTGAAGGAACAAATAATAGTCTAGACTTTAGATACAGTTTTGTGGATATTGAATACAACATAAATACAAAGATCAATTTATTCTCAAACCATTGATTTGTGTAAAAACTTAATGCAATATGAAACATTACTAGGGTGAAGCATTGACCTCAGTAATTTCTAAGATATCACAACTCTGATCCTCATTTCTAATGCTGAGGCGAATTGGTTCTGAGAAAGATTCCAAGATATTGATCTCTTTTTCAGATTCTACATCACCTGCACACAAATAAATTATAAGAACTCCATAAGTAATAGACTAAATACAAACATGCATGCATCTACTACTTAAATTATAACGTTACCTTCGACAACTATCTCGTCTTTAACAGCACAGTAGCCTTCTGCTTTATCAACATGACTAAGTTCATCAGGAAAATTGGATTCCAACTTAATTTCTCGTACTAAATTATTAGAGCTTCTGTCACATATAGTTGACTGCTTCTCTGGATTATCAGTTTCCTGAGCTAAATTATTCACAAAGGTTGCCTGTTTGGGGGACATGTTGTCATAAGCCTCCCAAGTTTTATCCGAGGTAGAAAATCTTGTCTGTTCAGTCAAAAAATGTTGCTCCCAACACCTTGAAGGACTGCCAAAGGGCGAAAAGTTGTAGTCCGGAAGGGACAGAATTCTCCCAAGGGTCTTGGAAATCTGCCTACTCGACATGTCCATGTTCTCATCACCACTACCTATCATCTCAGACAGATGCTTCTTGGCCTCAGTGTATAAGTGAGATGCCCTTTTCTTTTTATAACTACCACTTTCTTGCTCAACAATCAACTCCGGATCTTTCAGTTTAGTAGGCCTTGCAATTTTCTCAAGGAAGAAATGATCTTTGTTAGGAGATCTCATTCCAACATTGTCTTTAAGAATGGCTTTGTTGCTAGGCCTTTGACATTCAGCAGGGTATCTTTTTGAGATGCCTTCAGGACTTGCATGTTTCTCTCTCCCCATTGCATGCTTCAACTTGTTTTTTAAATCTGTAAGCGAAAAATGTGAACTACCTCTTGCAGAAGGACTGCTGTGTTTGGCAGTATCATGAGATTGCAGGGATGAGGCAATGTTGTTTCTGGTTTCAGAACTTTGCAACCCCATTGATCCAGGCTTCAGAATTACAATTCTATTTGAAGTCTCAGTTTTGCCATTCTCATTTGTTGGATTTTTCGGCTGAGACTTTGTTTTTTTCCTGAAGAAGTTATGCTTCTTGTGGTTTACAGTCTCCCTTGTTTGTTCCTCATTTCCAAGATCTTGTTCAGTGAAGTTGGAACAAGTAACAGAACTATATTCATTGTTATCTCTCCCATGAGATTTCGCAAACTCTTGTATACATTTCAACAAAAGTGAATTTGGGTTTTGTAGAAGTGCAAGAAACAATTCCTTGTCTGAGCTTATAAACTGAAGTGCTTCCATAAGTTCATGGGAATGAAGGTATTTTCTAGCTTCTGCCAGATCTTTGCCATTCAGTATCATCTGATTCACAAATTCATGAATTACCTCTCTTGCAATGTTTTCAGAAATTGCATGCTTCTGGTTTGACTGACTATGAACTCCTCTATCATTGCCATGCTTCACAGAACAAGACTCTTTAAAATGACAAAACTCTTCAATTATGTTATCCAGATCAAGATCATCTTTTGATTGCCGCCGAGAGTGTTGATTATgcaagtacttggatttcatgGTTGCATCCAAATTCAGATAATCAATGTCCATATCACAGCTTTTACTGCTagatttctttttccttttgtaATCCGTCTGCTGCGGAACTTCACATCTTAATCTGGATCCATTTGGTTCTACTTTGGCATTATATACATCCTTCTCTGTGGTTTGATCAATGAACATCTCTTCTTCTATAAGTTTCTTCACACTATGCTTAACAGCACCAGTTTTCACTGTTGGCCTCTTACTCTCTACAGTGTCCTGAAACATGACATATTGATATCAATAAATGCACAAACATCCTTGTAGCAATAACTGAATTCTTCTAGTGTCCTAAAATTTGTTAACTTTCACTTGTAATGAGTTTCAGTTGAATAATACAAGGGATGACCAGACTCACAAAATTGCCATGAGAAACTTCATCCAAATCGCTCAACATCTCAAACTTGTTCTTCGAAGGCACACCTCCTGAAGGAAAAAATAATAAGTAAATTAATAATTGacattgatttatttttcttaatcaAGCACAGCTACACACAAGTGTATATTCCACAATAATCATAGATAGGCTATCCTGCACAAATATGATATGTAGATACTACAACAATTTATGATAAAATTAGTCACAAGTATAAGAAGTTTAAGGTAGTAGTATTTGATGTAGATACATGTACAGCATGCATAAGTGAGCAAAAATGAAATAGTCATGATTGTAGATAGGGAAAGTATGTTCTGATGAAAAGTTTTATAGCATTCTAGAAAATTTTTTGGAATGAAAAACATCAATTACTCCACAACTATTTGGAACACAGATCTATGAAAATATAATGTTTAACACCATTCTTACCAATAACATGCTTGTTGCTTCGCCTTCTATCCGCAATCAACTTGCGAGTTGAGTGACCATGGCGGAAATCAAACATACTAATAAATCCCCACATACACCCTGACTTGTCTTTCTCATACCGGATGGAGCGCCTCTGAGACTTCTTTGCCATAATGATGGGGCACAGTTGACTACGTTCTTTCGTCTTTAGGCCTTATTACAATTGTCATCCGAATCACTTCAGTGGTAAGATCATGCTACCTGATCAATGAACAAAACCATTAAGCAAATATATGTAGCTAAAAATCATCAGAACGCTATGAACACTCCCTTAAATCTAATGCCAAAGCTTTGTAGTAGGTATATGAAGAACAATGCTCTTTATGCAAACTTATACACTGAGAGGATTCAAACATAGCTACAGATATATCATTGAAATCATCAACTTGGTGAGGTAAAACAGAACAGTCATTGGATGATAAGATTTAGAGGTTACTGAATCAAGAAACACAACAAGAATACAACAAGTAGAAGATTCAACTAAATTGAGTGGTTACCAATTTAAGTCATGTAGCTAGAAGTCTAGAACTAAACTAGCATAGGAAAAACTGAGATTGATGCAACTAAGTACCTGCTACTATGAGGCTTTTTGAATCAAACAAAGAAACTAGGAATTCAAGTCCAGCTCCCCAAGTTTCTCAACTGAGTGAAGCTC includes:
- the LOC130961590 gene encoding uncharacterized protein LOC130961590; protein product: MAKKSQRRSIRYEKDKSGCMWGFISMFDFRHGHSTRKLIADRRRSNKHVIGGVPSKNKFEMLSDLDEVSHGNFDTVESKRPTVKTGAVKHSVKKLIEEEMFIDQTTEKDVYNAKVEPNGSRLRCEVPQQTDYKRKKKSSSKSCDMDIDYLNLDATMKSKYLHNQHSRRQSKDDLDLDNIIEEFCHFKESCSVKHGNDRGVHSQSNQKHAISENIAREVIHEFVNQMILNGKDLAEARKYLHSHELMEALQFISSDKELFLALLQNPNSLLLKCIQEFAKSHGRDNNEYSSVTCSNFTEQDLGNEEQTRETVNHKKHNFFRKKTKSQPKNPTNENGKTETSNRIVILKPGSMGLQSSETRNNIASSLQSHDTAKHSSPSARGSSHFSLTDLKNKLKHAMGREKHASPEGISKRYPAECQRPSNKAILKDNVGMRSPNKDHFFLEKIARPTKLKDPELIVEQESGSYKKKRASHLYTEAKKHLSEMIGSGDENMDMSSRQISKTLGRILSLPDYNFSPFGSPSRCWEQHFLTEQTRFSTSDKTWEAYDNMSPKQATFVNNLAQETDNPEKQSTICDRSSNNLVREIKLESNFPDELSHVDKAEGYCAVKDEIVVEGDVESEKEINILESFSEPIRLSIRNEDQSCDILEITEDGIGENQQSTPPSSSHSSFTKKTEELESGAEMCGRPSPVSVLDTPFIEDEISPGYSEYQPIQVAVQPLNIEFEEQDYSPVNQIQKGKYCLEENELIYKYIKAVLQASELTMDQLLMKCHSSDKILDPSLFDQEELPANQLCHDQKLLYDCINEVLMEVCWHYFAVSPFVSFVKNLSIRPSPNMKVVIVKVWEAMCWHFLPLPPPRTLDKIVRKDMEKSSIWMDLRFDAEAVGFEMGEIILAELMEDTILSCTYLD